The genomic DNA AAGGGTTAAAACACGATGAAAAAATCCGTCAGATCATAAGAGACAGTATAAGTCCCCTTGCACAAGAGATCATCGCCTTGAGAAAGGCGCAAGAAAAAGTCCGAATTAGAGACATAATCGGTGGCATTGGTTATATATTGGGACTCTTTGGTATAGTAGCTCTTATAAAGAGTAGGAGGCAAGGCACTTGAGCTGTGAACACTTTTCCAATGGGAGATCCTTCTTTCATAGGTGTGATCCAAGGGTCAAGCTTTTATGCCTGCTCGTGGGTTCTTGGATAATAGCCGCCCTTGAAACACTTGAATTCCAGGTTGCCTGCTTATTATTGAGCTCGGCTTTCATGTTTGCTGCAAAGCTACCATTAAAAGAGACTGGCTTGCGTATCCTTATAGTCAATACCTTTTGCCTCTTCATTTGGCTTACAGTGCCTCTGACAACGAGTGGTATCCCATTGTTCCATATAATAGGTCCCTATTTTGTCACTGAAGAAGGGGTAATAACTGCCCTTTCTATTACCCTTAAGTCTAACGCAATACTATTTCTGTCTCTTTCCCTTTTGAGCACTTCTAAAATTACAGACCTTACCCACGCACTGAGTCACCTCAAGTGTCCATCCCCACTAGTACAACTATTCTATTTCACTTGGCGATATATTCACGTCATTTCCGAAGAGGCCAAGAAGATAAATGAGGCCATGAAATTGAGGGGTTTTAGCCTTTCAACGAACTTAAGCACGTATAAATACATAGGAAACTATATTAGTGCTATTTTTTTAAAGAGTTATGACACGGGCATTCAGGTCCAAAGAGCAATGGAACTCCGAGGCTTTGACGGCACATTTTGGCTGATACATCATTTTAACTTGAAAAGGTCGGATATCGTCTTTTTCACGACCACTATATCTGCTATCATGCTAATTTTTATAGGAGATCATTTTATATTGAGCAAATGAATAGGCTAATAGAACTAAAAGATATATATTTTGCATACTCTAATGGGGAGTCTATATTTCAGGGCCTAGATTTCACTTTAAACGAAGGAGAAAGAATCCTCCTAAAAGGTCCAAATGGGGCTGGCAAAACTACCTTATTTAATTTGATCCTTGGACTCTTGACCCCCCAAAAGGGAAAAGTCATTTTATTTGGCAAACAATGTGTAAAGGATAAGGACTTTAAAGTCCCGAGACAAAAAATTGGATTCCTCTTCCAAGATTCAGACCACCAACTATTTTGTCCTACTGTTCTAGAAGATGTCTGTTTTGGGCCCCTCAACCAGGGATTGAACTCAACAGATGCTATAAAAAAGGCTGAAGAAATACTCTACATGCTGGGGGTCTCTCATCTAGCCCATCGACCATCATACAGACTCTCTGGTGGAGAAAAACGTCTGGTGGCCCTTGCCACCATACTGGTAATGGAACCAGATGTCCTATTGTTGGATGAACCGTTTAACGCCCTAGATATGCGGGCAAAAAAACGAATAGAAGAGGTCCTCACAAACATAAAAATACGTGCAATGATACTGGTGTCCCATTACGAAAAGCTCCCTAAGGGGCTAATCTCAAAGGAGGCCTTTTTAAGGAAAAATGAAATCCTAGTTCAAGATGTAGTCATTAAGGGGAATTCTATAAAAAAGGTTGTGCCTTTTCCTGGATAGGACTCAAAATAAATTTTTCCTCCAAGGGCCTCCACCATGGATCGGGAAATATATAGGCCAAGACCAGTACCTTTTGGCCCTTTTGTAGTAAAAAATGGTGTAAAGATCTTATCCTTCACATCATCTGGTATACCCGCTCCCTGATCACTCACTTCTATAGTCACAAAATCAGATTGCTGCTTTAACCCAATACGTACAGTACCACCCTTTGGTGAGGCATCACTTGCATTAGTAATAATATTGACTATTACTTGCCTGACGGCATCCTCATCTGCAAATAAAACGCATTTGTCAGAATCGAACTCCAAAACATAATTTAGTCCTTTAGGATTCATAAAGTTAAAAGATGCCACTATCCCCTTTAAAAAGCCAACGAGTTCCATGGACCTAGGTTTCAGATCCGGCTTTTTTGCAAATAGCTGCACATTTTCTGTAAAGCGCATGAGAGTCTTTAGTTCTTTTGCAAAATTATCCAGGAGTTCACGCCCCTTTTCAGAGAGTTTTTCTGCACCCAGTTGATATTCAATGACTGAGAATCGATTCAACATGTTGCCCACTTCGTGGATGAGCATTGAAGAAAGTTCACCTAAGATAATGAGATTCTTTTCCTGAGCACTTTTTTCAGCATCTTTTATTCTCTTTTCAAGGTTTCGCCTAAGTGCCCTTACCATTGAGTTAAATGCTGAAGAAACCCTCTCTAATTCGTCATTGGTAGAAATGTGGATCTCGGTTTCAAGGTCTCCTTTTGAGACCTTTTCAACCCCGCGAATAAGAATTTTGAGAGGACGACCAACAAAATAATGTACTGAATAGACTGCCAATATTGCCGATACCCAAAAAGTACATACAGCCAAAACAAAAACTGTTAATTCAAGATTCTCAAGATTCTCATAAAATTTTTGTTTAGACAAACAAACTGTTACAACGCCTATTTTCTTTTGATTTGAATCCATTTCGCCTATTACCGCCTCTTCGTCCACGAATTCCCGTGCTTCCACTAATACATCTCTATGAAAGATCATAGCCTCGTCAGAGTGCTCAATCGTACCAAGATGTAATAACAATTCATTTCCATTTCCCCTAACTTCTACTCCGATAACATCTTTTTGGAGCATGACAGCCCTTATGCTGTCCCATAGGGGATCTGGATTCCATGCCACGAGGGGGTACTCGCTCATCTTTGCCAAAAATCCAGATATAGCCTTCCCCCTCTCTTCAATCTCGCGGAATACCAGTCGTTTCCCATAATAGACAAATACATAAGAAAGACAGGTTAGGGCAAGGCATTCAACTACTAAAATGATCAAAACTATCTTTACCGCAAGAGTCGGCTTCATTTCAAAAATATTACTGGAATATCCATAATCCTTTCAGGGACTATGAGACCCTTTTCCTCTGCAAGCTTCTGATTGACTATAATCCTAATCACTTTTGGATATTGAGGCCTAATATTTAAGACATCCTCGCCATTTAAAATACGTTTTCCAATCTCCCAGGTCTGTTCGCCTAGAGACCGATAAGGT from Dissulfuribacter thermophilus includes the following:
- the cbiQ gene encoding cobalt ECF transporter T component CbiQ gives rise to the protein MSCEHFSNGRSFFHRCDPRVKLLCLLVGSWIIAALETLEFQVACLLLSSAFMFAAKLPLKETGLRILIVNTFCLFIWLTVPLTTSGIPLFHIIGPYFVTEEGVITALSITLKSNAILFLSLSLLSTSKITDLTHALSHLKCPSPLVQLFYFTWRYIHVISEEAKKINEAMKLRGFSLSTNLSTYKYIGNYISAIFLKSYDTGIQVQRAMELRGFDGTFWLIHHFNLKRSDIVFFTTTISAIMLIFIGDHFILSK
- a CDS encoding energy-coupling factor ABC transporter ATP-binding protein, whose product is MNRLIELKDIYFAYSNGESIFQGLDFTLNEGERILLKGPNGAGKTTLFNLILGLLTPQKGKVILFGKQCVKDKDFKVPRQKIGFLFQDSDHQLFCPTVLEDVCFGPLNQGLNSTDAIKKAEEILYMLGVSHLAHRPSYRLSGGEKRLVALATILVMEPDVLLLDEPFNALDMRAKKRIEEVLTNIKIRAMILVSHYEKLPKGLISKEAFLRKNEILVQDVVIKGNSIKKVVPFPG
- a CDS encoding sensor histidine kinase produces the protein MKPTLAVKIVLIILVVECLALTCLSYVFVYYGKRLVFREIEERGKAISGFLAKMSEYPLVAWNPDPLWDSIRAVMLQKDVIGVEVRGNGNELLLHLGTIEHSDEAMIFHRDVLVEAREFVDEEAVIGEMDSNQKKIGVVTVCLSKQKFYENLENLELTVFVLAVCTFWVSAILAVYSVHYFVGRPLKILIRGVEKVSKGDLETEIHISTNDELERVSSAFNSMVRALRRNLEKRIKDAEKSAQEKNLIILGELSSMLIHEVGNMLNRFSVIEYQLGAEKLSEKGRELLDNFAKELKTLMRFTENVQLFAKKPDLKPRSMELVGFLKGIVASFNFMNPKGLNYVLEFDSDKCVLFADEDAVRQVIVNIITNASDASPKGGTVRIGLKQQSDFVTIEVSDQGAGIPDDVKDKIFTPFFTTKGPKGTGLGLYISRSMVEALGGKIYFESYPGKGTTFFIEFPLMTTS